The following proteins come from a genomic window of Iamia sp. SCSIO 61187:
- a CDS encoding DEAD/DEAH box helicase produces the protein MTRAFEAAVWAAVEGRASDEQRALLEADPAEHLRVVERLIDDTDDRLDAARQLRGSERALVVADFESDLALLESTHDLMTRAAVSAAAGLVADPAGEVRLQASWSAGDIVLWAGGPGVAPADNDDLADRIEATGAPAMGWSVHPGVRLPGGVHAEALSIPVHESLGWLVAVGGGQGGDGLGASVTWLGRVAIEAVRLVAQGRIVPSLRSEGRSDSDALELNVRWVPAVVDEGELARLADAMPGPVIALGNAEPRTLTRNVLAAVVDAVASDAAGRLDLPAPPPVVRNALSVAEAVITRLDGSTFTAPVAAGAEVSKRLQRWTKAVVNPNRPTLVVELAPPDKGDAWFLRVLGTGAEGTLLDIEVALVDGKDTKALGDELARLERLYDVLLRPGGRRRGQVYLSQDEAWELMTITGSTLEAAGFEVRVPPLSRRKPSAGLRMFTEPTGDTVVGAHQLSNVRWTALFDDVELTAAEVARLAAEARPLVRSRGRWVELDRADLKEAAAALAERADLTQMTGAEILRHSVGLEGTPLAGGLTVEGSSWASDLLAKASGAVIDPVTRPPGFEGELRSYQAEALGWLGFLDATELGGCLALDMGLGKTPTVLAHLGRSRGDGKALVIAPPAVVGNWAAEAARFSPELNVVVHHGAGRAAADELDDAFGPADVVITTYGTAVRDIEALAAREWRRVVLDEAQAIKNHTNETAQQLRRLPARTRIALTGTPIENGLGDLWAILDFTNPGLVGGRAAFIAQLSGEGEAALRALNGILVFRRTKSEPEVAAELPDRIDELDHCAMTPEQIGLYQAVLDGLVADTADPPPGEEPKQGAILAAITALKQICNHPVNYQDDGGPLAGRSGKLARLEEIVDAVFAAGEKLLIFTHFASWGVRLAEHLTSVTGQPVDCYHGGLARGARDRMIADFQTREGPGALVLSLKAGGTGLNLTAASHVVLYDRWWNPAVEDQARDRAWRIGQTRTVISHRLVCPGTVDERVEEVVAGKRHIADLVLPKSSSLADLDADQLRVALGLRPDSLLTEDEAADETGRTVEEVTS, from the coding sequence GTGACACGAGCCTTCGAGGCGGCCGTCTGGGCCGCCGTCGAGGGCAGAGCAAGCGACGAGCAGCGAGCGCTGCTGGAGGCCGACCCGGCCGAGCACCTGCGCGTCGTCGAACGGCTCATCGACGACACCGACGACCGCCTCGATGCGGCGCGCCAGCTCCGGGGGTCCGAGCGGGCCCTCGTCGTGGCCGACTTCGAGTCCGACCTGGCCCTGCTCGAGTCGACCCACGACCTCATGACCCGGGCCGCGGTGTCCGCTGCGGCCGGGCTCGTGGCCGACCCCGCCGGCGAGGTGCGGCTCCAGGCGTCCTGGTCGGCGGGCGACATCGTCCTGTGGGCCGGTGGCCCTGGCGTGGCCCCGGCCGACAACGACGACCTGGCCGACCGCATCGAGGCGACCGGTGCCCCGGCGATGGGCTGGTCGGTCCACCCCGGCGTCCGCCTCCCCGGCGGGGTGCACGCCGAGGCCCTGTCGATCCCGGTCCACGAGTCGCTGGGCTGGCTCGTCGCCGTCGGCGGCGGCCAGGGCGGCGACGGGCTCGGCGCCAGCGTCACCTGGCTCGGCCGCGTCGCCATCGAGGCCGTGCGCCTCGTGGCCCAGGGCCGCATCGTGCCCAGCCTCCGCAGCGAGGGCCGCTCGGACTCCGACGCCCTCGAGCTCAACGTCCGCTGGGTGCCGGCGGTCGTCGACGAGGGCGAGCTGGCCCGCCTGGCCGACGCCATGCCCGGCCCGGTGATCGCCCTGGGGAACGCCGAGCCCCGGACCCTGACCCGCAACGTGCTGGCCGCCGTCGTCGACGCCGTGGCCAGCGATGCCGCCGGGCGGCTCGACCTCCCGGCGCCGCCGCCGGTCGTCCGCAACGCCCTGTCGGTCGCCGAGGCCGTCATCACCCGGCTCGACGGGTCGACCTTCACCGCCCCCGTCGCCGCCGGCGCCGAGGTGTCCAAGCGCCTCCAGCGCTGGACCAAGGCCGTGGTCAACCCCAACCGGCCCACCCTCGTGGTCGAGCTGGCCCCGCCCGACAAGGGCGACGCCTGGTTCCTCCGGGTCCTCGGCACCGGCGCCGAGGGCACCCTGCTCGACATCGAGGTCGCCCTCGTCGACGGCAAGGACACCAAGGCCCTGGGTGACGAGCTGGCCCGGCTCGAGCGGCTCTACGACGTCCTGCTCCGGCCCGGCGGCCGGCGGCGGGGCCAGGTGTACCTGAGCCAGGACGAGGCCTGGGAGCTGATGACGATCACCGGATCCACCCTCGAGGCCGCCGGCTTCGAGGTCCGGGTCCCCCCGCTGTCGCGCCGCAAGCCCTCGGCCGGGCTGCGCATGTTCACCGAGCCCACCGGCGACACCGTCGTCGGGGCCCACCAGCTCAGCAACGTGCGGTGGACCGCCCTGTTCGACGACGTCGAGCTGACCGCCGCCGAGGTCGCCCGGCTCGCCGCCGAGGCCCGGCCGCTCGTCCGATCCCGAGGCCGCTGGGTCGAGCTCGACCGGGCCGACCTCAAGGAGGCCGCCGCCGCCCTGGCCGAGCGGGCCGACCTGACCCAGATGACCGGGGCCGAGATCCTCCGGCACTCGGTCGGGCTCGAGGGCACGCCACTGGCCGGCGGGCTCACCGTCGAGGGCAGCAGCTGGGCCTCCGACCTCCTGGCCAAGGCCTCGGGCGCCGTCATCGACCCGGTCACCCGCCCGCCCGGCTTCGAGGGCGAGCTGCGCAGCTACCAGGCCGAGGCCCTCGGCTGGCTCGGGTTCCTCGACGCCACCGAATTGGGGGGCTGCCTGGCCCTCGACATGGGGCTGGGCAAGACGCCCACCGTCCTCGCCCACCTGGGCCGCAGCCGGGGCGACGGCAAGGCGCTGGTCATCGCCCCGCCCGCCGTGGTCGGCAACTGGGCCGCCGAGGCCGCCCGCTTCAGCCCCGAGCTGAACGTCGTCGTCCACCACGGGGCCGGCCGGGCCGCCGCCGACGAGCTCGACGACGCCTTCGGCCCGGCCGACGTCGTCATCACGACCTACGGCACCGCCGTGCGCGACATCGAGGCCCTGGCCGCCCGGGAGTGGCGCCGGGTCGTCCTCGACGAGGCCCAGGCCATCAAGAACCACACCAACGAGACGGCCCAGCAGCTGCGACGGCTGCCGGCCCGCACCCGGATCGCCCTCACCGGCACGCCGATCGAGAACGGCCTGGGCGACCTGTGGGCGATCCTCGACTTCACCAACCCCGGCCTGGTCGGCGGGCGGGCCGCCTTCATCGCCCAGCTGTCGGGCGAGGGCGAGGCCGCCCTCCGGGCGCTCAACGGCATCCTCGTGTTCCGCCGGACCAAGTCCGAGCCCGAGGTGGCGGCCGAGCTGCCGGACCGCATCGACGAGCTCGACCACTGCGCCATGACCCCCGAGCAGATCGGCCTCTACCAGGCGGTGCTCGACGGACTGGTGGCCGACACGGCCGACCCGCCGCCGGGGGAGGAGCCCAAGCAGGGGGCGATCCTGGCCGCCATCACCGCCCTCAAGCAGATCTGCAACCACCCGGTGAACTACCAGGACGACGGCGGCCCGCTGGCCGGCCGCTCGGGCAAGCTGGCCCGCCTGGAGGAGATCGTCGACGCCGTGTTCGCCGCGGGGGAGAAGCTGCTGATCTTCACCCACTTCGCCTCGTGGGGCGTCCGCCTGGCCGAGCACCTCACCTCGGTGACCGGGCAGCCCGTCGACTGCTACCACGGCGGCCTGGCCCGGGGCGCCCGCGACCGCATGATCGCCGACTTCCAGACCCGCGAGGGCCCCGGCGCCCTCGTCTTGTCACTCAAGGCCGGCGGCACCGGCCTGAACCTCACCGCCGCCAGCCACGTCGTCCTCTACGACCGGTGGTGGAACCCCGCGGTCGAGGACCAGGCCCGCGACCGCGCCTGGCGCATCGGCCAGACCCGCACCGTCATCTCGCACCGACTGGTGTGCCCCGGCACCGTCGACGAGCGCGTCGAGGAGGTCGTGGCCGGCAAGCGCCACATCGCCGACCTGGTCCTGCCCAAGTCCAGCTCGCTGGCGGACCTCGACGCCGACCAGCTGCGCGTCGCCCTCGGCCTGCGGCCCGACTCGCTGCTCACCGAGGACGAGGCCGCCGACGAGACCGGCCGCACCGTCGAGGAGGTCACGTCGTGA
- a CDS encoding sulfite exporter TauE/SafE family protein yields the protein MGVWVLVGVAGAVGLAAGAQQLVGFGFALMAMPLLSVLVGPQDAVALAAIASLAGGTSMAWRLRHLAARPVLRRLVAGAALGLPLGVLALGHVPDAPLRIAVALAVLAMVAILAVGWRMREERPRTELAAGFVSGVMGTAIGISGPPVVLVLQAARMEQHRFRATTVTFFVVCDLATLPLLLGTGVVGLERWPAAVVAVPAALVGNRACEGLAHRVRTEQFRPLVLALLVLAAGVALASAV from the coding sequence GTGGGCGTGTGGGTGCTGGTCGGCGTGGCGGGGGCGGTGGGCCTGGCCGCCGGCGCCCAGCAGCTGGTGGGCTTCGGGTTTGCCCTCATGGCCATGCCCCTGCTGTCGGTGCTGGTCGGCCCGCAGGACGCGGTGGCCCTGGCGGCGATCGCGTCGCTCGCCGGCGGCACCTCGATGGCCTGGCGGCTCCGGCACCTGGCGGCCCGGCCCGTGCTGCGCCGGTTGGTGGCCGGGGCCGCGCTGGGGCTCCCCCTCGGCGTGCTGGCCCTCGGTCACGTGCCCGACGCCCCGCTGCGCATCGCCGTGGCCCTCGCCGTCCTGGCCATGGTGGCGATCCTCGCCGTGGGGTGGCGGATGCGAGAGGAGCGGCCGCGGACCGAGCTGGCTGCCGGGTTCGTCTCGGGCGTCATGGGCACGGCGATCGGGATCAGCGGCCCGCCGGTGGTGCTCGTCCTCCAGGCGGCACGGATGGAGCAGCACCGGTTCCGGGCCACGACCGTCACCTTCTTCGTGGTCTGCGACCTGGCCACCCTCCCGCTGCTCCTCGGCACCGGGGTGGTCGGGCTGGAGCGCTGGCCGGCGGCGGTGGTCGCCGTCCCCGCCGCGCTGGTGGGCAACCGGGCCTGCGAGGGGCTGGCCCACCGGGTGCGGACCGAGCAGTTCCGCCCGCTGGTCCTCGCCCTGCTGGTGCTGGCCGCAGGCGTGGCCCTGGCCTCGGCCGTGTGA
- a CDS encoding alpha/beta hydrolase has translation MARSSRRSRPSAKRARARGAGREMLVASVVGAVNTANAREPLTRKGRGAVACFFPGWLTSEMPLHAIGWQALATAGFAARGALRSPSGLVGLGLSLGSWATLARLWSEAGDAPHVFERALRDGLGDGLDEATDPMAAVADPAVVRRRLLRGPLANHGKAWIRYRGLSYGEFGKRNHLDIWARDDLPRDGRAPVLLQVHGGAWVIGNKDQQATPLMAHMAERGWICVAINYRLSPRSTWPDHIVDVKRAIAWVKANIADHGGDPDFVAITGGSAGGHLSSLAALSANEPSWQPGFEEVDTSVVAAVPFYGVYDWTNRDGTGLEGMDDFIADNVMKTTLDDDRETWDKASTMSWVGPHAPPFMVVHGTNDTLVPVQQARSFVSMLKAESEQPVVYAELPGAQHAFEVFDSRRTLAAVGAVHRFLASIRAREDHDARSGEPDVPAATQDAVTPEG, from the coding sequence ATGGCACGATCCTCCCGCCGCTCCCGTCCGTCGGCGAAGCGGGCGCGGGCCCGAGGAGCCGGTCGCGAGATGCTCGTCGCCTCGGTGGTCGGCGCCGTCAACACCGCCAACGCCCGGGAGCCGCTGACCCGCAAGGGCCGGGGGGCGGTGGCGTGCTTCTTCCCCGGCTGGCTGACGTCCGAGATGCCTCTCCACGCCATCGGGTGGCAGGCCCTCGCCACCGCCGGCTTCGCCGCGAGGGGCGCCCTCCGCTCGCCCAGCGGGCTGGTCGGCCTGGGGCTGTCGCTCGGGTCGTGGGCGACCCTCGCCCGGCTGTGGTCCGAGGCCGGCGACGCCCCCCACGTGTTCGAGCGGGCGCTGCGCGACGGGCTGGGCGACGGCCTGGACGAGGCCACCGACCCGATGGCGGCCGTCGCCGACCCGGCGGTGGTCCGCCGCCGCCTCCTCCGCGGCCCGCTGGCCAACCACGGCAAGGCCTGGATCCGCTACCGGGGCCTCTCCTACGGCGAGTTCGGCAAGCGCAACCACCTCGACATCTGGGCCCGCGACGACCTGCCCCGGGACGGGCGGGCGCCGGTGCTGCTCCAGGTGCACGGCGGTGCCTGGGTCATCGGCAACAAGGACCAGCAGGCGACGCCGCTCATGGCCCACATGGCCGAGCGGGGCTGGATCTGCGTGGCGATCAACTACCGGCTCAGCCCCCGCAGCACCTGGCCCGACCACATCGTCGACGTGAAGCGGGCCATCGCGTGGGTCAAGGCCAACATCGCCGACCACGGCGGCGACCCCGACTTCGTCGCCATCACCGGCGGCTCGGCCGGCGGCCACCTGTCGTCGCTGGCGGCCCTCAGCGCCAACGAGCCGTCGTGGCAGCCGGGGTTCGAGGAGGTCGACACCTCCGTCGTCGCCGCCGTGCCGTTCTACGGCGTCTACGACTGGACGAACCGCGACGGCACCGGCCTCGAGGGGATGGACGACTTCATCGCCGACAACGTGATGAAGACCACCCTCGACGACGATCGGGAGACCTGGGACAAGGCGTCGACCATGAGCTGGGTCGGACCCCACGCCCCGCCGTTCATGGTCGTGCACGGCACCAACGACACCCTCGTGCCGGTGCAGCAGGCCCGGTCGTTCGTCTCCATGCTCAAGGCCGAGTCCGAGCAGCCGGTCGTCTACGCCGAGCTGCCCGGCGCCCAGCACGCCTTCGAGGTCTTCGACTCGCGCCGCACCCTCGCCGCCGTCGGCGCCGTCCACCGCTTCCTGGCCTCCATCCGGGCCCGGGAGGACCACGACGCCCGCAGCGGCGAGCCCGACGTCCCCGCCGCCACCCAGGACGCGGTGACCCCCGAGGGCTGA
- a CDS encoding enoyl-CoA hydratase/isomerase family protein, with product MAFVRTDRHDDGVAVVTLDRPDRLNALSATLISDLRGALADLRHDRDVRAIVLAGEGRGFCAGTDLSGERDPAPDAEGRGPVGQVWRSQQHVAGLMVDIYEHPKTIVSAVHGPAVGGGLAIALASDLRVATASARFGAVFINIGLSSCDVGVSYLLPRIVGVTRASELMLTGRHFSGEEADGFGMLNAVAPEGQHLDVALDLARQVAAQHEYGLELTKAGLHAALDAPSLRHAVEMENRTQALGSFSGNMAEAVRAFGEKRPPQWGPM from the coding sequence ATGGCCTTCGTCCGCACCGACCGACACGACGACGGGGTCGCCGTCGTCACCCTCGACCGCCCCGACCGGCTCAACGCCCTGTCGGCGACGCTGATCTCCGACCTGCGCGGCGCGCTCGCCGACCTCCGGCACGACCGGGACGTGCGGGCGATCGTGCTGGCGGGGGAGGGGCGGGGCTTCTGCGCCGGGACCGACCTCTCGGGCGAGCGCGACCCGGCCCCCGACGCCGAGGGTCGCGGCCCGGTGGGGCAGGTGTGGCGCAGCCAGCAGCACGTCGCCGGGCTCATGGTCGACATCTACGAGCACCCCAAGACCATCGTGTCCGCCGTCCACGGGCCCGCCGTCGGTGGCGGGCTGGCCATCGCCCTGGCGTCGGACCTGCGGGTCGCCACCGCGTCGGCCCGGTTCGGGGCGGTGTTCATCAACATCGGGCTCTCGTCGTGCGACGTGGGCGTGAGCTACCTGCTCCCGCGCATCGTCGGCGTGACCCGAGCCTCGGAGCTGATGCTCACCGGGCGGCACTTCTCCGGCGAGGAGGCCGACGGCTTCGGGATGCTGAACGCGGTGGCGCCCGAGGGCCAGCACCTCGACGTGGCCCTCGACCTCGCCCGCCAGGTGGCGGCCCAGCACGAGTACGGCCTCGAGCTCACCAAGGCGGGGCTCCACGCCGCCCTCGACGCCCCGTCGCTCCGCCACGCCGTCGAGATGGAGAACCGCACCCAGGCCCTCGGCTCGTTCAGCGGCAACATGGCCGAGGCGGTGCGGGCGTTCGGCGAGAAGCGCCCGCCCCAGTGGGGCCCGATGTAG
- a CDS encoding arylsulfatase, whose product MSDETTGPPGTYPGFGGRVGRTFAGSEPWWPERPDATGKPNVLIVLVDDLGYSDLGCYGSEIATPHIDRLAADGLRFTDYHSTPMCSPTRASLLTGLNPHAAGVGTVAHSDPGFPGYAMEIAADVATAAEIYRDAGYFTAMVGKWHLTKDSDQHEGGSRHSWPCQRGFDRYYGFLDGFTDLHHPHRLVEDNHTVEVDQYPEGYYFTDDMTDRALAMVKAAKASDPTKPFFLYVAHGAVHAPLHAKADDIARHRGRYDGGWDRLRQERFERMKGLGILPEDTVLPPRNSEPGNDVAPWDDLSEGQQRLAARYMEIYAAMVSNVDENLGRMVAELDAMGELENTIVIFTSDNGASREGEVDGTGSYYVHLMAEADIEVDLARIDEMGGPTTTPHYPRGWAMAGNTPFRLYKINAHAGGHQVPFVVHGPVGGGGGELRRPYQYVTDVLPTLLELCGLEHPSAHDGTRAGMPVRPMHGVSFAPLLADPSAETTHPEQYVEMIGHRGYRRGDWEAVTLHHPLTPFDEGEWELYDMAADPTQTRDLAAEMPDRLAELVALWEEAAWANHVYPLDEGSQVKYLIRPPHQAAFEQPVTLLPGTPTLERWRSLQLIFLRGCRITIRVEVGLDDLGTLVAHGDQGGGYTVWIDGAGLHAAHNDGRGRVRTITAARPEPGAHEVVLDLVAPGGAVWDPVLSVDGVEVGRDAGWPCLYGMAPFAGIDVGIDRRSPVIWSKYQERGCDPWTGTLTSVTYAPGALPPDAPQNLLPMLREMGLKYE is encoded by the coding sequence GTGAGCGACGAGACGACCGGACCACCAGGCACCTACCCCGGCTTCGGCGGGCGGGTGGGGCGCACCTTCGCCGGGTCGGAGCCGTGGTGGCCGGAGCGGCCCGACGCGACGGGCAAGCCCAACGTGCTCATCGTCCTGGTCGACGACCTGGGCTACTCCGACCTGGGCTGCTACGGCTCCGAGATCGCGACCCCCCACATCGATCGCCTGGCGGCCGACGGCCTGCGGTTCACCGACTACCACTCGACGCCCATGTGCTCGCCCACCCGGGCCTCGCTCCTGACCGGTCTCAACCCCCACGCCGCCGGGGTGGGCACCGTCGCCCACAGCGACCCCGGCTTCCCGGGCTACGCCATGGAGATCGCCGCCGACGTGGCCACCGCGGCCGAGATCTACCGCGACGCCGGCTACTTCACCGCCATGGTCGGCAAGTGGCACCTGACCAAGGACTCCGACCAGCACGAGGGCGGGTCCCGGCACTCGTGGCCGTGCCAGCGGGGCTTCGACCGCTACTACGGCTTCCTCGACGGGTTCACCGACCTGCACCACCCGCACCGCCTCGTCGAGGACAACCACACCGTCGAGGTGGACCAGTACCCCGAGGGCTACTACTTCACCGACGACATGACCGACCGGGCCCTCGCCATGGTGAAGGCGGCCAAGGCGTCGGACCCCACCAAGCCCTTCTTCCTCTACGTGGCCCACGGTGCCGTCCACGCCCCGCTCCACGCCAAGGCCGACGACATCGCCCGCCACCGGGGCCGCTACGACGGGGGCTGGGACCGGCTGCGGCAGGAGCGCTTCGAGCGCATGAAGGGGCTCGGGATCCTCCCGGAGGACACGGTCCTCCCGCCCCGCAACAGCGAGCCGGGCAACGACGTGGCCCCGTGGGACGACCTGAGCGAGGGTCAGCAGCGGCTGGCGGCGCGCTACATGGAGATCTACGCCGCCATGGTCTCCAACGTCGACGAGAACCTGGGCCGGATGGTGGCCGAGCTCGACGCCATGGGCGAGCTCGAGAACACGATCGTCATCTTCACCTCGGACAACGGCGCGTCACGGGAGGGGGAGGTCGACGGGACCGGCTCGTACTACGTGCACCTGATGGCGGAGGCCGACATCGAGGTCGACCTGGCTCGCATCGACGAGATGGGCGGGCCGACGACCACCCCGCACTACCCCCGGGGCTGGGCCATGGCCGGCAACACCCCGTTCCGGCTCTACAAGATCAACGCCCACGCCGGCGGCCACCAGGTCCCCTTCGTCGTCCACGGCCCGGTCGGCGGCGGGGGCGGCGAGCTGCGGCGCCCCTACCAGTACGTCACCGACGTCCTGCCGACGCTCCTGGAGCTGTGCGGCCTGGAGCACCCGTCGGCGCACGACGGCACCCGCGCCGGGATGCCGGTGCGGCCCATGCACGGCGTCAGCTTCGCCCCCCTCCTGGCCGACCCCTCGGCCGAGACCACCCACCCGGAGCAGTACGTCGAGATGATCGGCCACCGCGGGTACCGCCGGGGCGACTGGGAGGCCGTCACCCTCCACCACCCGCTGACCCCGTTCGACGAGGGGGAGTGGGAGCTCTACGACATGGCCGCCGACCCGACCCAGACCCGGGACCTGGCCGCCGAGATGCCCGATCGCCTGGCCGAGCTGGTCGCCCTGTGGGAGGAGGCGGCGTGGGCCAACCACGTCTACCCCCTCGACGAGGGCAGCCAGGTGAAGTACCTGATCCGCCCGCCGCACCAGGCCGCCTTCGAGCAGCCGGTGACCCTCCTGCCGGGCACGCCGACGCTCGAGCGCTGGCGGTCCCTCCAGCTGATCTTCCTGCGCGGCTGTCGGATCACCATCCGGGTGGAGGTCGGGCTCGACGACCTCGGCACGCTCGTCGCCCACGGCGACCAGGGCGGCGGCTACACGGTGTGGATCGACGGCGCCGGCCTCCACGCCGCCCACAACGACGGACGGGGCCGGGTGCGGACGATCACCGCCGCACGCCCCGAGCCCGGGGCCCACGAGGTGGTGCTCGACCTGGTGGCGCCCGGCGGTGCGGTGTGGGACCCGGTCCTGTCGGTCGACGGGGTCGAGGTCGGTCGCGACGCCGGCTGGCCGTGCCTCTACGGGATGGCCCCGTTCGCGGGCATCGACGTCGGCATCGACCGGCGCTCGCCGGTGATCTGGAGCAAGTACCAGGAGCGGGGCTGCGACCCCTGGACCGGCACCCTCACCTCGGTCACCTACGCCCCGGGCGCGCTCCCGCCCGACGCCCCCCAGAACCTGCTCCCCATGCTCCGGGAGATGGGCCTCAAGTACGAGTGA
- a CDS encoding acyl-CoA dehydrogenase family protein: protein MTDTADRTAATEPYLEELQSFLESEWDPDLTVAEWWEKLGTEGWSAPAWPEAHYGRGLSPADAGRVARAIADFGALGAPGGLGLLLAGPTIVTHGSDEQKKVWLRDIVTGQKGWCQLFSEPGAGSDLAGLNSKAIRDGEEWIVNGQKVWTSAGHVADMGMLIARTDPDAPKHKGITYFGIDMHQPGIEVVPLREMTGRALFNEVFLTDARTPADSVIGDYGQGWIVANTTLAFERAGLGAGSGHAAASAATPGTVAGDLDRRAGDFVGTRRRGGGGGPGGMAGAYGLILETAKASGQIDDPIVRQQLMKLHSLNEIARIGGQRLKAEKAAGRDIPGFGNMMKLAMSDILRLSRDLGLATLGAAGTIHSYDGEHRDAMKDADLPAFTAMLTEMALFAQGPPIYGGTDQIQRNIIGERVLGLPKEPGPARDTPYSELPKNG, encoded by the coding sequence ATGACCGACACCGCCGACCGCACCGCCGCGACCGAGCCGTACCTCGAGGAGCTGCAGTCCTTCCTCGAGTCCGAGTGGGACCCGGACCTCACCGTCGCCGAGTGGTGGGAGAAGCTGGGAACCGAGGGCTGGTCGGCCCCGGCCTGGCCCGAGGCCCACTACGGGCGCGGCCTCTCCCCCGCCGACGCCGGTCGGGTCGCCCGGGCCATCGCCGACTTCGGCGCCCTCGGCGCCCCCGGCGGTCTCGGCCTGCTGCTCGCCGGGCCCACCATCGTCACCCACGGCTCCGACGAGCAGAAGAAGGTCTGGCTGCGCGACATCGTCACCGGCCAGAAGGGCTGGTGCCAGCTGTTCTCCGAGCCCGGGGCCGGTTCGGACCTCGCCGGCCTCAACTCCAAGGCGATCCGCGACGGCGAGGAGTGGATCGTCAACGGCCAGAAGGTCTGGACCTCCGCCGGGCACGTGGCCGACATGGGCATGCTCATCGCCCGCACCGACCCCGATGCGCCCAAGCACAAGGGCATCACCTACTTCGGCATCGACATGCACCAGCCCGGCATCGAGGTCGTGCCGCTGCGGGAGATGACGGGCCGGGCCCTGTTCAACGAGGTCTTCCTCACCGACGCCCGCACCCCCGCCGACTCCGTCATCGGCGACTACGGCCAGGGCTGGATCGTGGCCAACACCACGCTCGCCTTCGAGCGGGCCGGTCTCGGCGCCGGCAGCGGTCACGCCGCCGCCTCGGCCGCCACGCCCGGCACCGTGGCCGGCGACCTCGACCGGCGCGCCGGCGACTTCGTGGGCACCCGCCGTCGGGGCGGGGGCGGCGGCCCGGGCGGCATGGCCGGCGCCTACGGCCTGATCCTGGAGACGGCCAAGGCCAGCGGCCAGATCGACGACCCCATCGTCCGCCAGCAGCTCATGAAGCTCCACAGCCTCAACGAGATCGCCCGCATCGGCGGTCAGCGGCTCAAGGCCGAGAAGGCCGCCGGCCGCGACATCCCCGGCTTCGGCAACATGATGAAGCTGGCCATGAGCGACATCCTCCGCCTCAGCCGGGACCTCGGGCTGGCGACGCTCGGCGCCGCCGGCACGATCCACAGCTACGACGGCGAGCACCGCGACGCCATGAAGGACGCGGACCTGCCCGCCTTCACGGCGATGCTCACCGAGATGGCGCTGTTCGCCCAGGGGCCGCCCATCTACGGCGGCACCGACCAGATCCAGCGCAACATCATCGGCGAGCGCGTCCTCGGCCTCCCCAAGGAGCCGGGCCCGGCCCGCGACACCCCCTACTCCGAGCTCCCCAAGAACGGCTGA
- a CDS encoding rRNA adenine N(6)-methyltransferase family protein, whose protein sequence is MPGRRRPPRPSHPSSPPARPPGRGGRSRPPSDPPRNHHGFHVVRDLGVVHALVRSSGVGPGDLVLDLGAGPGALTLALARTGARVIAVERDPRLARRLERRTADDPSVRVVEGDLRTVPLPHRPFHVVANIPFAASTDLLRRLLAEHHRGRALAGADLLVEWGFARRLAAESGSGRTAARGARRFRIDVARRVPAVAFSPPPRVDAAHLVIRPRAVR, encoded by the coding sequence GTGCCCGGCCGTCGCCGCCCACCCCGCCCGTCCCATCCGTCCTCGCCCCCTGCCCGCCCGCCGGGCCGTGGGGGGCGGTCGCGCCCTCCGTCTGATCCGCCCCGCAACCACCACGGCTTCCACGTCGTGCGCGACCTCGGCGTGGTGCACGCCCTGGTGCGCTCGTCGGGCGTGGGTCCCGGCGACCTGGTGCTCGACCTCGGCGCCGGCCCCGGGGCCCTGACCCTCGCCCTGGCCCGCACGGGGGCCCGGGTCATCGCCGTCGAGCGGGACCCCCGCCTGGCCCGCCGCCTGGAGCGCCGCACCGCCGACGACCCGTCCGTCCGGGTGGTCGAGGGCGACCTCCGCACCGTCCCGCTGCCCCACCGGCCGTTCCACGTGGTGGCCAACATCCCGTTCGCCGCCAGCACCGACCTGCTCCGACGGCTGCTCGCCGAGCACCACCGAGGGCGAGCCCTCGCCGGTGCCGACCTGCTCGTGGAGTGGGGCTTCGCCCGCCGGCTGGCCGCCGAGTCCGGGTCCGGTCGGACGGCGGCTCGCGGGGCGCGTCGCTTCCGCATCGACGTCGCCCGCCGGGTCCCCGCGGTCGCCTTCTCGCCGCCCCCGCGGGTCGACGCCGCCCACCTCGTGATCCGACCCCGGGCCGTCCGGTGA